A window from Drosophila kikkawai strain 14028-0561.14 chromosome 2L, DkikHiC1v2, whole genome shotgun sequence encodes these proteins:
- the dac gene encoding uncharacterized protein dac isoform X4: MDCVTSEQSEKNNNKPSAINNNNIGIGIGIRSLEELTSGSMNTTAMLMHHQQQQQAAAAAAAAAAAAQQQQQAQQAQHNGRDGSNSSRGANDDRPNGRSSHTGRGSSCSPASSPSRHPSAVSPVSSLNHSMMQQMQQQQQQQAQQQAQQQQHHQLSPPPHGLSSGNGLPAGLPPRMPHGLPPHSLGLLNSLQMMHHASPLELMAAAHHHVPPRSYNSPPPISTSDPSANECKLVEYRGQKVAAFIISNETMLCLPQAFELFLKHLVGGLHTVYTKLKRLDIVPLVCNVEQVRILRGLGAIQPGVNRCKLLSCKDFDVLYRDCTTASSRPGRPPKRGPVGLSLPPTHLSQHPQLKKHRLDNGDYAYENGHISDMNRLEKSPLLANGYNPPPINHMAFMQMNAHHPGAAALMSPGMPPHGLHARPESQMLKAAAQNAGMSAANMDALARSGIWENCRAAYEDIVKHLERLREERTDERQQVMGVGSGVVDRVGNVMVGDIKPRDLSSRNCSPTRQSPVLNLSKSGGNTDHGGSNCDAGSERSDCHSVAGSPGRGGSRSLDEGSRSGGVGGVSSHVGSGGIIGVEDDEEEEENLSDENQSEVDERCLAKDEEDLSDTERDNLSTGSAAAAAAAAAAAAHQLHQHAASHHHQAVGLSHLGVGVVPQHQRGSPSSAEAAAAAALQHQRALNYSQLAAAAAAANGAAVGGGAVPNGPAGAGGGGALTPNEALMAANDAAALAGGLALGPLGIDAHAAVPASSTETLLRNIQSLLKVAADNARQQERQISYEKAELKMDVLREREVKDSLERQLVDERKLRVLYQKRFRRERKIRIRFQQQLGGGSGASKGSPNANGSGGGGSGSACSESEACGGGGSDSKCSTNNNNNNNNNNSNSSSHGGDVEAMKENDNGSEKSDKSLGSNSSCDVTAGHSAGSVSGSISAGANCPDSPTHFKREPHSDHEGSVERQHRSSAASLGAQDEEQRCGSRERDERPPSGSAAAAAAVSASASAAAVAAAAAAAEGSLAAAAAAAAAAAASNGKGPWSYPGIDLMATGAFWQNYSESLAQELEMERKTRAANAERDVKSPLSERPTAYYKNSVLFGSAN; the protein is encoded by the exons ATGGATTGTGTGACAAGTGAACAGAGTGAAAAGAACAATAACAAGCCCAGCGCGatcaataacaacaatatCGGGATCGGTATCGGGATCAGGAGCCTAGAGGAGTTGACCAGTGGCAGTATGAACACCACGGCCATGTTGatgcaccaccagcagcagcagcaggcagccgccgcggcagctgcagcggccgcagcagcccaacagcagcagcaagctcAGCAGGCACAGCACAACGGACGCGACGGCAGCAACAGTTCCCGCGGCGCCAATGACGATCGCCCCAATGGCCGGAGCTCCCACACGGGCCGGGGATCCAGCTGCTCGCCGGCCAGCTCGCCAAGCCGTCATCCGAGCGCCGTCAGTCCCGTGAGCTCCCTCAATCACTCCATGATGcagcagatgcagcagcagcagcaacagcaggctcAGCAgcaggcccagcagcagcagcaccatcagcTCAGTCCTCCGCCGCATGGATTGTCCTCCGGTAATGGATTGCCGGCTGGACTGCCGCCGCGAATGCCCCACGGTCTGCCGCCCCATTCTCTGGGATTGCTCAACTCCCTGCAGATGATGCATCATGCCTCCCCGCTGGAACTGATGGCCGCCGCCCATCATCATGTGCCGCCAAGGTCGTACAACTCGCCGCCACCCATTTCCACCTCTGATCCCAGCGCCAACGAGTGCAAGCTGGTGGAGTATCGTGGCCAGAAGGTCGCTGCCTTCATTATCAGCAATGAGACAATGCTCTGCCTGCCGCAGGCCTTTGAGCTCTTCCTCAAGCACCTGGTTGGGGGCCTGCACACGGTATACACCAAGCTCAAGCGCCTGGACATTGTGCCGCTCGTGTGCAACGTGGAGCAGGTGCGAATCCTGCGCGGACTGGGTGCCATCCAGCCGGGCGTCAATCGCTGCAAGCTGCTCAGCTGCAAGGACTTTGATGTTCTCTACAGGGACTGCACCACAGCCAG TTCCAGACCGGGTAGACCGCCCAAAAGGGGACCCGTGGGGCTTTCCCTACCGCCCACTCACCTATCGCAGCATCCGCAACTGAAAAAGCATCGCCTGGACAACGGGGATTATGCCTATGAAAATGGGCACATCAGTG ATATGAACCGCTTGGAAAAGTCACCACTCCTGGCTAATGGCTACAATCCGCCGCCCATCAATCACATGGCCTTCATGCAGATGAACGCCCACCATCCTGGAGCGGCGGCTCTCATGTCGCCGGGCATGCCGCCCCATGGCCTACACGCCCGTCCCGAAAGCCAGATGCTAAAGGCCGCCGCCCAAAATGCGGGCATGTCAGCAGCAAACATGGATGCCTTGGCGCGTTCTGGGATCTGGGAGAATTGCCGGGCAGCCTACGAGGATATTGTCAAGCATCTGGAGAGGTTGAGGGAAGAGCGAACGGACGAGCGCCAGCAGGTGATGGGCGTTGGCTCCGGGGTGGTGGATCGAGTGGGAAATGTGATGGTCGGCGATATCAAGCCCAGGGATCTAAGCTCAAGGAATT GCTCCCCCACccgccagagtcctgtgctgAATCTTAGCAAATCCGGCGGAAATACTGATCATGGCGGCAGCAATTGTGATGCGGGTAGCGAGCGTAGCGACTGCCATTCGGTGGCGGGTTCTCCGGGTCGAGGAGGATCCCGTAGCCTGGACGAGGGCAGTCGCAGTGGGGGCGTTGGTGGTGTCTCCTCGCATGTGGGCAGCGGTGGAATTATCGGGGTGgaggatgatgaggaggaggaggagaaccTCAGCGACGAGAATCAATCCGAAGTGGATGAACGTTGCCTGGCCAAAGATGAAGAAG ATTTGAGTGACACGGAACGTGATAACCTGTCCACGGGTTCGgcggcagctgcagcggctgcggcagcggcggcggctcaccagctccaccagcacGCGGCCTCGCACCACCATCAGGCGGTGGGCCTGTCACACCTGGGCGTTGGAGTGGTGCCCCAGCATCAAAGGGGCTCGCCCTCATCGGCGGAGGCAGCGGCTGCCGCCGCTCTGCAGCACCAAAGAGCCTTGAACTACTCCCAATTGGCGgcagcggctgcggcggccAATGGAGCGGCTGTGGGTGGTGGTGCGGTGCCCAATGGACCGGCTGGtgccggcggcggtggtgctTTGACCCCTAACGAGGCGCTGATGGCGGCCAACGATGCGGCCGCCTTGGCCGGAGGTCTGGCCCTGGGTCCCCTGGGCATTGATGCCCATGCTGCTGTGCCCGCCAGCTCCACGGAAACGCTGCTCAGGAATATCCAGAGTCTGCTCAAGGTGGCGGCGGATAATGCCAGGCAGCAGGAGCGTCAAATTAGCTACGAGAAAG ctgAGCTCAAGATGGACGTTCTCCGAGAGCGAGAGGTCAAGGATTCTTTAGAGCGTCAACTTGTCGATGAACGTAAACTGAGAG ttCTCTACCAAAAGCGTTTCCGACGCGAACGTAAGATACGCATTCGCTTTCAGCAGCAActtggcggcggcagcggtgcCTCCAAGGGCAGCCCCAATGCCAATGGtagcggtggcggtggctctGGATCCGCTTGCAGCGAATCCGAGGCTTGTGGGGGCGGTGGCTCTGATTCCAAATgcagcaccaacaacaacaataataataacaataacaatagcaacagcagcagccacggCGGTGATGTAGAGGCGATGAAAG AAAACGACAACGGCAGCGAAAAGTCAGACAAATCCCTGGGCTCCAATTCCTCCTGTGATGTTACCGCCGGACACTCGGCCGGTTCCGTTTCCGGTTCAATTTCCGCGGGTGCCAACTGCCCGGACTCGCCCACCCACTTCAAGCGGGAGCCACACTCCGATCACGAGGGCTCTGTGGAGCGTCAGCATCGCTCTTCGGCCGCCTCCCTGGGTGCCCAGGATGAGGAGCAACGTTGTGGCAGTCGCGAGCGAGACGAACGGCCGCCAAGCGGTtcagccgccgccgctgccgcagtttctgcatccgcatccgcagcAGCCGtggcagccgcagcagctgctgcagaggGCAGCCtggccgcagcagcagcggcagcagcagcggcggctgcCAGTAATGGCAAGGGGCCATGGAGCTATCCGGGCATTGATCTAATGGCCACCGGGGCATTTTGGCAGAATTATTCGG AATCCCTGGCCCAGGAGCTGGAGATGGAGCGCAAGACGCGGGCGGCCAATGCCGAGCGGGATGTTAAGAGTCCGCTGTCGGAGCGGCCGACGGCTTACTACAAAAACTCCGTGCTCTTTGGTAGCGCCAACTAA
- the dac gene encoding uncharacterized protein dac isoform X5: MDCVTSEQSEKNNNKPSAINNNNIGIGIGIRSLEELTSGSMNTTAMLMHHQQQQQAAAAAAAAAAAAQQQQQAQQAQHNGRDGSNSSRGANDDRPNGRSSHTGRGSSCSPASSPSRHPSAVSPVSSLNHSMMQQMQQQQQQQAQQQAQQQQHHQLSPPPHGLSSGNGLPAGLPPRMPHGLPPHSLGLLNSLQMMHHASPLELMAAAHHHVPPRSYNSPPPISTSDPSANECKLVEYRGQKVAAFIISNETMLCLPQAFELFLKHLVGGLHTVYTKLKRLDIVPLVCNVEQVRILRGLGAIQPGVNRCKLLSCKDFDVLYRDCTTARPGRPPKRGPVGLSLPPTHLSQHPQLKKHRLDNGDYAYENGHISDMNRLEKSPLLANGYNPPPINHMAFMQMNAHHPGAAALMSPGMPPHGLHARPESQMLKAAAQNAGMSAANMDALARSGIWENCRAAYEDIVKHLERLREERTDERQQVMGVGSGVVDRVGNVMVGDIKPRDLSSRNCSPTRQSPVLNLSKSGGNTDHGGSNCDAGSERSDCHSVAGSPGRGGSRSLDEGSRSGGVGGVSSHVGSGGIIGVEDDEEEEENLSDENQSEVDERCLAKDEEDLSDTERDNLSTGSAAAAAAAAAAAAHQLHQHAASHHHQAVGLSHLGVGVVPQHQRGSPSSAEAAAAAALQHQRALNYSQLAAAAAAANGAAVGGGAVPNGPAGAGGGGALTPNEALMAANDAAALAGGLALGPLGIDAHAAVPASSTETLLRNIQSLLKVAADNARQQERQISYEKAELKMDVLREREVKDSLERQLVDERKLRVLYQKRFRRERKIRIRFQQQLGGGSGASKGSPNANGSGGGGSGSACSESEACGGGGSDSKCSTNNNNNNNNNNSNSSSHGGDVEAMKENDNGSEKSDKSLGSNSSCDVTAGHSAGSVSGSISAGANCPDSPTHFKREPHSDHEGSVERQHRSSAASLGAQDEEQRCGSRERDERPPSGSAAAAAAVSASASAAAVAAAAAAAEGSLAAAAAAAAAAAASNGKGPWSYPGIDLMATGAFWQNYSESLAQELEMERKTRAANAERDVKSPLSERPTAYYKNSVLFGSAN, encoded by the exons ATGGATTGTGTGACAAGTGAACAGAGTGAAAAGAACAATAACAAGCCCAGCGCGatcaataacaacaatatCGGGATCGGTATCGGGATCAGGAGCCTAGAGGAGTTGACCAGTGGCAGTATGAACACCACGGCCATGTTGatgcaccaccagcagcagcagcaggcagccgccgcggcagctgcagcggccgcagcagcccaacagcagcagcaagctcAGCAGGCACAGCACAACGGACGCGACGGCAGCAACAGTTCCCGCGGCGCCAATGACGATCGCCCCAATGGCCGGAGCTCCCACACGGGCCGGGGATCCAGCTGCTCGCCGGCCAGCTCGCCAAGCCGTCATCCGAGCGCCGTCAGTCCCGTGAGCTCCCTCAATCACTCCATGATGcagcagatgcagcagcagcagcaacagcaggctcAGCAgcaggcccagcagcagcagcaccatcagcTCAGTCCTCCGCCGCATGGATTGTCCTCCGGTAATGGATTGCCGGCTGGACTGCCGCCGCGAATGCCCCACGGTCTGCCGCCCCATTCTCTGGGATTGCTCAACTCCCTGCAGATGATGCATCATGCCTCCCCGCTGGAACTGATGGCCGCCGCCCATCATCATGTGCCGCCAAGGTCGTACAACTCGCCGCCACCCATTTCCACCTCTGATCCCAGCGCCAACGAGTGCAAGCTGGTGGAGTATCGTGGCCAGAAGGTCGCTGCCTTCATTATCAGCAATGAGACAATGCTCTGCCTGCCGCAGGCCTTTGAGCTCTTCCTCAAGCACCTGGTTGGGGGCCTGCACACGGTATACACCAAGCTCAAGCGCCTGGACATTGTGCCGCTCGTGTGCAACGTGGAGCAGGTGCGAATCCTGCGCGGACTGGGTGCCATCCAGCCGGGCGTCAATCGCTGCAAGCTGCTCAGCTGCAAGGACTTTGATGTTCTCTACAGGGACTGCACCACAGCCAG ACCGGGTAGACCGCCCAAAAGGGGACCCGTGGGGCTTTCCCTACCGCCCACTCACCTATCGCAGCATCCGCAACTGAAAAAGCATCGCCTGGACAACGGGGATTATGCCTATGAAAATGGGCACATCAGTG ATATGAACCGCTTGGAAAAGTCACCACTCCTGGCTAATGGCTACAATCCGCCGCCCATCAATCACATGGCCTTCATGCAGATGAACGCCCACCATCCTGGAGCGGCGGCTCTCATGTCGCCGGGCATGCCGCCCCATGGCCTACACGCCCGTCCCGAAAGCCAGATGCTAAAGGCCGCCGCCCAAAATGCGGGCATGTCAGCAGCAAACATGGATGCCTTGGCGCGTTCTGGGATCTGGGAGAATTGCCGGGCAGCCTACGAGGATATTGTCAAGCATCTGGAGAGGTTGAGGGAAGAGCGAACGGACGAGCGCCAGCAGGTGATGGGCGTTGGCTCCGGGGTGGTGGATCGAGTGGGAAATGTGATGGTCGGCGATATCAAGCCCAGGGATCTAAGCTCAAGGAATT GCTCCCCCACccgccagagtcctgtgctgAATCTTAGCAAATCCGGCGGAAATACTGATCATGGCGGCAGCAATTGTGATGCGGGTAGCGAGCGTAGCGACTGCCATTCGGTGGCGGGTTCTCCGGGTCGAGGAGGATCCCGTAGCCTGGACGAGGGCAGTCGCAGTGGGGGCGTTGGTGGTGTCTCCTCGCATGTGGGCAGCGGTGGAATTATCGGGGTGgaggatgatgaggaggaggaggagaaccTCAGCGACGAGAATCAATCCGAAGTGGATGAACGTTGCCTGGCCAAAGATGAAGAAG ATTTGAGTGACACGGAACGTGATAACCTGTCCACGGGTTCGgcggcagctgcagcggctgcggcagcggcggcggctcaccagctccaccagcacGCGGCCTCGCACCACCATCAGGCGGTGGGCCTGTCACACCTGGGCGTTGGAGTGGTGCCCCAGCATCAAAGGGGCTCGCCCTCATCGGCGGAGGCAGCGGCTGCCGCCGCTCTGCAGCACCAAAGAGCCTTGAACTACTCCCAATTGGCGgcagcggctgcggcggccAATGGAGCGGCTGTGGGTGGTGGTGCGGTGCCCAATGGACCGGCTGGtgccggcggcggtggtgctTTGACCCCTAACGAGGCGCTGATGGCGGCCAACGATGCGGCCGCCTTGGCCGGAGGTCTGGCCCTGGGTCCCCTGGGCATTGATGCCCATGCTGCTGTGCCCGCCAGCTCCACGGAAACGCTGCTCAGGAATATCCAGAGTCTGCTCAAGGTGGCGGCGGATAATGCCAGGCAGCAGGAGCGTCAAATTAGCTACGAGAAAG ctgAGCTCAAGATGGACGTTCTCCGAGAGCGAGAGGTCAAGGATTCTTTAGAGCGTCAACTTGTCGATGAACGTAAACTGAGAG ttCTCTACCAAAAGCGTTTCCGACGCGAACGTAAGATACGCATTCGCTTTCAGCAGCAActtggcggcggcagcggtgcCTCCAAGGGCAGCCCCAATGCCAATGGtagcggtggcggtggctctGGATCCGCTTGCAGCGAATCCGAGGCTTGTGGGGGCGGTGGCTCTGATTCCAAATgcagcaccaacaacaacaataataataacaataacaatagcaacagcagcagccacggCGGTGATGTAGAGGCGATGAAAG AAAACGACAACGGCAGCGAAAAGTCAGACAAATCCCTGGGCTCCAATTCCTCCTGTGATGTTACCGCCGGACACTCGGCCGGTTCCGTTTCCGGTTCAATTTCCGCGGGTGCCAACTGCCCGGACTCGCCCACCCACTTCAAGCGGGAGCCACACTCCGATCACGAGGGCTCTGTGGAGCGTCAGCATCGCTCTTCGGCCGCCTCCCTGGGTGCCCAGGATGAGGAGCAACGTTGTGGCAGTCGCGAGCGAGACGAACGGCCGCCAAGCGGTtcagccgccgccgctgccgcagtttctgcatccgcatccgcagcAGCCGtggcagccgcagcagctgctgcagaggGCAGCCtggccgcagcagcagcggcagcagcagcggcggctgcCAGTAATGGCAAGGGGCCATGGAGCTATCCGGGCATTGATCTAATGGCCACCGGGGCATTTTGGCAGAATTATTCGG AATCCCTGGCCCAGGAGCTGGAGATGGAGCGCAAGACGCGGGCGGCCAATGCCGAGCGGGATGTTAAGAGTCCGCTGTCGGAGCGGCCGACGGCTTACTACAAAAACTCCGTGCTCTTTGGTAGCGCCAACTAA